One part of the Bdellovibrionota bacterium genome encodes these proteins:
- a CDS encoding type II toxin-antitoxin system RelE/ParE family toxin yields MKRWVVVAEKQVAKQLKKLPKEIVEILDQLRHDLEEEGPTPKGWITKHVHGRKGVYSTRLKREYRVLYEVSEPRVILISVAHRREVY; encoded by the coding sequence GTGAAGCGTTGGGTTGTCGTCGCTGAAAAGCAGGTTGCTAAGCAGCTGAAGAAGTTGCCTAAGGAAATCGTCGAGATCTTGGACCAATTAAGACACGATCTCGAAGAGGAGGGGCCGACGCCAAAAGGGTGGATTACAAAGCACGTTCACGGGAGAAAAGGAGTCTATTCTACGAGATTGAAACGGGAATATCGGGTTCTATACGAGGTAAGCGAGCCTCGTGTCATTTTGATCTCAGTCGCTCATCGAAGGGAGGTGTATTGA
- a CDS encoding helix-turn-helix transcriptional regulator translates to MFSNQLVQMIMKRHPELKAFSSRQLRIVKTALAEAASVSSRKILSSQETDRLFRSSIHDSGKPSAALRAYRKRSEFTQKELSKKCGIPQPHISAMEAGGRAIGLNVAKKLALALGVDYRKLI, encoded by the coding sequence ATGTTCAGCAATCAATTAGTTCAAATGATTATGAAACGACATCCGGAGTTAAAGGCGTTTTCATCGCGTCAGCTTCGGATTGTGAAAACTGCGCTTGCAGAAGCCGCTTCAGTATCTTCGCGAAAGATATTATCCAGTCAGGAGACGGATCGCCTTTTTCGCAGCTCTATCCACGATTCGGGAAAGCCCTCGGCGGCACTTCGAGCTTATCGTAAACGTAGCGAATTCACACAAAAGGAGTTGTCGAAGAAGTGTGGTATTCCACAGCCCCATATTTCAGCGATGGAAGCAGGGGGAAGAGCCATTGGATTGAATGTAGCTAAGAAGTTGGCGTTAGCTCTTGGAGTTGATTATAGAAAATTGATCTGA